From the Malus domestica chromosome 17, GDT2T_hap1 genome, one window contains:
- the LOC114822780 gene encoding F-box/kelch-repeat protein At3g06240: MFHVRESETPEDKVVEILSRLPSKSLMRFKCTRKSWCTLIISSSFVAKHLSNSVDNKLSSSTCILLNRSQMPVFPDKSWKYEILWSMIYLSIYSDEHNHHYDVEDLNIPFPLEDHHPVQIHGYCNGIVCVIAGKTVIILCNPGTGEFRQLPDSCLLVPLPKEKFQLETIFGGLGFGYDCKAKEYKVVQIIENCEYSDDERTFNHSIPLPHTAEVYTIAANSWKEIKIDISTKTYPSSCSVYLKGFCYWFASDGEEYILSFDLGDEIFHRIQLPSRRESSFKFYDLFLYNESITSYCSHYDPTEDSKLFEIWVMDDYDGIKTSWTKLLTVGPFKGIEYPLTLWKCDELLMLASDGRAISYNSSIGNLKYLHIPPIINEVIDFETLSYVESIVPIK; the protein is encoded by the coding sequence ATGTTCCATGTGCGTGAAAGCGAAACTCCTGAAGATAAGGTGGTCGAAATCCTGTCAAGGTTGCCATCCAAATCTCTGATGCGATTCAAATGCACACGCAAGTCTTGGTGCACTCTTATAATTAGTTCAAGCTTTGTTGCCAAACACCTCAGCAATTCCGTAGACAACAAACTCTCATCCTCCACTTGTATCCTTCTCAACCGTTCTCAGATGCCGGTTTTCCCagacaaaagttggaaatatgaAATTTTATGGTCCATGATTTATCTTTCCATTTATAGTGATGAGCACAACCATCACTATGATGTTGAGGACCTAAACATACCGTTTCCATTAGAAGATCATCATCCTGTACAGATTCACGGTTATTGCAATGGGATTGTCTGTGTAATAGCAGGGAAAACTGTTATTATTTTATGCAATCCTGGAACCGGGGAATTCAGGCAACTTCCCGATTCATGCCTTCTTGTACCCCTTCCCAAGGAAAAATTCCAATTGGAGACGATTTTTGGAGGATTGGGATTTGGTTATGATTGCAAAGCTAAAGAATACAAGGTTGTGCAAATTATAGAAAATTGTGAGTATTCAGATGATGAGCGAACATTTAATCATAGTATTCCTCTTCCTCACACGGCTGAGGTATACACCATAGCTGCTAACTCTTGGAAGGAGATTAAGATTGATATATCAACTAAAACCTATCCTAGTTCTTGTTCGGTGTACTTGAAGGGATTTTGTTATTGGTTTGCAAGCGATGGCGAGGAATACATACTTTCATTTGATTTAGGTGATGAGATATTTCATAGAATACAATTGCCTTCTAGGAGAGAATCCAGTTTTAAGTTTTATGATCTTTTTCTGTATAATGAATCCATCACTTCTTATTGCTCTCATTATGATCCAACTGAGGATTCTAAATTATTTGAAATATGGGTAATGGACGATTATGATGGAATTAAGACTTCATGGACAAAACTCTTAACTGTTGGACCCTTTAAAGGCATTGAGTATCCATTGACACTTTGGAAATGTGACGAGCTTCTTATGCTTGCCTCCGATGGAAGAGCCATCTCTTATAATTCTAGTATTGGAAATCTCAAGTATCTTCATATTCCTCCTATTATCAATGAGGTTATTGATTTCGAGACTCTTAGTTATGTGGAAAGTATTGTTCCGATCAAGTGA